A genomic window from Candidatus Thiocaldithrix dubininis includes:
- the purF gene encoding amidophosphoribosyltransferase has protein sequence MCGIIGIIGHEPVNQALYDGLTVLQHRGQDAAGIVTSDGRKLYSRRENGLVKDVFHERHMRMLQGNMGIGHVRYPTAGSSSSAEAQPFYVNSPYGISMAHNGNLTNAHELRKELYLQDRRQINTDSDSEILLNIFAQELQRQNALHVTPDDIFAAVSGVHQRCKGAYAVVAMLTRDGLVGFRDPNGIRPLVYGYRDTNKGKEFMLASESVALDTQGYKLIRDVEPGEAIFITPEGNVYTRQCSDNPQYNTCIFEYVYFARPDSIIDNVFVQKARMRMGHKMAERVLREWPDHDIDVVIPIPDTSRTSALEMAYTLGVPYREGFIKNRYIGRTFIMPGQAKRKKSVRQKLNPLELEFKGKNVMLVDDSIVRGTTSGEIVQMARDAGANKVYFASASPAIKFPNIYGIDMPAAKELIAHERTEAEVAEAIGVDRLFYLPLDDLIAAVSKGNNRLNTFDCSVFTGCYVTGENNDYFTELEALRNDEQKTKREENMAAIDISDSV, from the coding sequence GTGAATCAGGCGCTTTACGATGGTTTAACGGTTTTACAACATCGTGGGCAAGATGCTGCTGGAATTGTAACCAGTGATGGTCGTAAGCTGTATTCGCGTCGGGAAAATGGTCTAGTTAAAGATGTATTTCACGAACGGCATATGCGCATGTTGCAAGGCAATATGGGGATCGGGCATGTACGCTATCCAACCGCAGGTTCTTCTTCCTCTGCGGAAGCGCAACCCTTTTATGTGAATAGCCCTTATGGGATTTCAATGGCGCATAACGGTAACTTAACCAATGCGCATGAGCTACGTAAGGAGCTGTATTTACAGGATCGGCGGCAAATTAATACCGATTCTGATTCGGAAATTTTACTGAATATTTTTGCGCAAGAATTACAAAGACAAAATGCTTTACACGTTACACCGGATGACATTTTTGCGGCGGTCTCGGGTGTACATCAACGTTGTAAAGGCGCATATGCAGTCGTCGCCATGTTAACGAGAGATGGGCTAGTTGGTTTTCGTGATCCTAACGGTATCCGGCCTTTAGTGTATGGCTACCGCGATACCAATAAAGGCAAAGAGTTTATGCTGGCGTCGGAAAGTGTGGCCTTAGATACCCAAGGCTATAAACTAATTCGTGATGTTGAACCGGGTGAAGCTATTTTTATTACACCTGAAGGCAATGTTTATACCCGCCAATGCTCGGATAATCCTCAATACAATACCTGTATCTTTGAATACGTCTATTTTGCTCGCCCAGACTCCATTATTGATAATGTATTTGTGCAAAAAGCTCGCATGCGCATGGGGCATAAAATGGCGGAGCGTGTGTTACGCGAATGGCCGGATCATGATATTGATGTGGTTATTCCGATTCCAGATACCAGCCGTACCTCTGCGTTAGAAATGGCGTACACCCTCGGTGTGCCGTACCGTGAAGGCTTTATTAAAAATCGCTATATCGGGCGTACTTTTATCATGCCGGGGCAAGCTAAGCGTAAAAAATCCGTGCGCCAGAAGTTAAATCCCTTAGAACTGGAATTTAAGGGTAAAAACGTAATGTTGGTGGATGACTCGATTGTACGTGGTACAACCTCGGGCGAAATTGTGCAAATGGCACGCGACGCGGGTGCGAATAAGGTTTATTTTGCTTCAGCCTCACCGGCTATCAAATTTCCGAACATATACGGTATTGATATGCCTGCCGCGAAGGAACTTATCGCGCATGAGCGAACCGAAGCAGAAGTAGCAGAAGCTATTGGCGTAGATCGCTTATTTTACTTACCGTTAGACGACTTAATTGCAGCGGTAAGCAAAGGCAATAACCGCTTAAATACATTCGATTGCTCCGTCTTTACGGGCTGTTATGTAACAGGCGAGAACAACGATTACTTCACTGAACTAGAGGCATTACGCAATGATGAACAAAAAACCAAGCGTGAAGAAAATATGGCTGCCATTGACATTAGTGACAGCGTTTAG
- a CDS encoding L,D-transpeptidase yields MAEDLMQPLPLPTNNTPMQQAPQATPPNVAPLMQQLTARFPTQSFAKLLIVDAGAQRMYLVEQGQPVGGWVISTAANGTGSEKGSDKTPLGLHKISEKIGDGAPLGAIFKARQNTGKQVEILTAPGADSKDDYVTSRIMWLEGLEPGVNKGGDVDSKERYIYIHGTGEEGKLGTPASHGCIRMKNADVINLFNRVDENTLVYITQNLAN; encoded by the coding sequence ATGGCTGAGGATTTAATGCAGCCGTTGCCATTACCTACCAATAATACACCTATGCAGCAAGCACCGCAGGCAACCCCGCCGAATGTTGCGCCCTTAATGCAGCAACTGACAGCGCGGTTTCCTACCCAATCTTTTGCAAAATTATTGATTGTGGATGCAGGCGCACAACGTATGTATTTGGTCGAGCAAGGTCAGCCAGTTGGGGGTTGGGTGATTTCTACCGCTGCGAACGGTACAGGCAGTGAGAAGGGTAGTGATAAAACCCCGCTTGGCTTACATAAAATTTCTGAAAAAATTGGCGATGGTGCACCGTTAGGTGCAATCTTCAAAGCTCGCCAAAATACCGGTAAACAAGTTGAAATTCTGACTGCACCCGGTGCGGATAGCAAAGACGATTATGTTACTAGCCGTATTATGTGGTTGGAAGGTTTAGAACCGGGTGTGAATAAAGGCGGTGATGTCGATTCTAAAGAACGCTATATCTATATTCACGGTACAGGGGAAGAAGGCAAATTGGGCACGCCTGCTTCACACGGTTGTATCCGGATGAAAAATGCCGATGTGATTAATTTATTTAACCGTGTGGATGAAAATACCCTCGTCTATATTACGCAAAATTTGGCTAACTAA
- a CDS encoding DsrE family protein, whose translation MLKPLLVAVCLSLVSVPSYADDAKFDPGVAAPKVAKDYYKGAEQVVVHISMDGDDKTYLTALANVNNYIKALDAAEQKTDAVIVMNGDGLKLLTSAKAEEMENDAKLPKMITDLKEKGVKFLVCYNTLLARKIKFADLYDAKPEDIVPSGVAEVGRLQAQNYRLLKP comes from the coding sequence ATGTTAAAGCCGCTATTAGTTGCCGTTTGCTTAAGTTTAGTCAGCGTGCCGAGTTACGCTGACGATGCCAAGTTTGATCCGGGCGTAGCCGCGCCTAAAGTTGCCAAAGATTATTATAAAGGCGCTGAACAAGTCGTTGTGCATATTAGTATGGATGGCGATGATAAAACCTATCTAACCGCATTAGCCAATGTAAATAATTATATTAAAGCCCTAGATGCTGCTGAACAGAAAACCGATGCTGTGATTGTAATGAACGGTGACGGGTTGAAGTTATTAACCAGCGCTAAGGCAGAAGAAATGGAAAACGACGCCAAGCTGCCGAAAATGATTACAGACCTAAAAGAAAAAGGCGTTAAATTCTTAGTGTGTTACAACACACTTCTCGCCCGCAAAATTAAATTTGCCGATTTATATGATGCAAAGCCAGAAGACATTGTGCCTTCTGGTGTAGCAGAAGTGGGTCGTTTACAAGCACAGAATTATCGTTTGTTAAAACCTTAA
- a CDS encoding O-succinylhomoserine sulfhydrylase: MQDLAWEFETLAIRAGHERTNENEHSEALFPTSSFVFKNAAEAAARFGGTEPGNIYARFTNPTVRYFQERLAALEGAESCVATASGMSAILAVMLGLLKTGDHVVCSSSVFGTTTVLLQTYIAKFGIEVSFAKLSDLDTWQAALKPNTRLLFAETPANPLTELVDIAALADIAHRNHSLLVIDNCFCTPALQQPLRLGADIVVHSATKYLDGQGRTLGGAVLGNKDLVGKDVYGVLRSGGVTMSPFNAWVFLKGLETLKIRMQAHCANAQMLAEWLTQQPAVKQVFYPGLATHPQHALAKRQQSGFGGVVSFEVNGGQEAAWKVIDSTQMLSITANLGDVKSTITHPATTTHGRLTPEQKAQAGVSDGLVRVSVGLENIQDIQRDLLRGLQ, encoded by the coding sequence ATGCAAGATTTAGCGTGGGAGTTTGAAACCTTAGCCATTCGTGCGGGACATGAACGCACCAATGAAAATGAACATAGTGAGGCGCTGTTTCCAACCTCCAGTTTTGTATTTAAGAATGCGGCGGAAGCGGCTGCCCGTTTTGGCGGCACTGAACCCGGCAATATTTATGCACGTTTTACTAATCCCACTGTGCGTTATTTCCAAGAGCGCCTAGCGGCATTAGAAGGTGCAGAAAGCTGTGTGGCGACAGCTTCAGGCATGAGTGCGATTTTAGCGGTCATGTTAGGCTTATTAAAAACCGGCGACCATGTGGTTTGTTCGAGCTCCGTGTTTGGCACTACGACCGTATTATTACAAACTTATATTGCGAAGTTTGGTATTGAGGTAAGTTTTGCCAAGTTAAGTGATTTAGACACATGGCAAGCGGCTTTAAAACCCAATACCCGTTTATTATTTGCCGAAACGCCCGCCAATCCGTTAACTGAGTTAGTCGATATTGCAGCCTTAGCTGACATTGCGCATCGCAATCATAGTTTATTGGTGATTGATAACTGTTTTTGTACGCCAGCCTTACAACAGCCTTTGCGTTTAGGCGCGGATATTGTGGTGCACTCGGCTACTAAATATTTAGACGGGCAGGGACGTACGTTAGGCGGTGCAGTATTAGGCAATAAAGATTTAGTGGGTAAAGACGTTTATGGTGTTCTACGCAGCGGCGGCGTTACCATGAGTCCGTTTAATGCGTGGGTATTCCTGAAAGGCTTGGAAACGTTAAAAATTCGTATGCAAGCTCACTGTGCGAATGCGCAAATGTTGGCGGAATGGTTAACGCAGCAACCCGCAGTCAAGCAGGTATTTTATCCGGGCTTAGCCACTCATCCGCAACACGCATTAGCCAAGCGTCAGCAGAGCGGGTTTGGCGGGGTCGTTTCATTTGAAGTCAACGGCGGACAAGAAGCCGCGTGGAAAGTGATTGACTCAACGCAAATGCTGTCGATTACCGCTAACTTAGGTGATGTGAAATCCACCATTACCCATCCTGCGACCACCACACACGGGCGCTTAACGCCTGAACAAAAAGCGCAAGCCGGTGTGAGTGATGGCTTAGTGCGCGTTTCAGTCGGCTTAGAAAATATTCAGGATATTCAACGCGATTTATTGCGCGGTTTACAATAA
- a CDS encoding metal-dependent hydrolase: protein MANFNTHITVAAAGAGLLSVLCLQVGLAAPKDALVLAVMGTIGGILPDIDLEHAYPSRIMFSLFGIIAAFLAIFSSEKNLSIVELWGVGLATYAVIRYPVWTLFYQYTSHRGSIHSITAALFFSFLTTSFSYYILGKSAFMAWLDALFVFLGFVLHLTLDELYSVDFTDRRIKRSFGTALKLLDTRKPEKATLLVSLVIVAWVFAPSSKPFWDTLFSPETYKIIGARFLPE from the coding sequence ATGGCAAATTTTAATACACACATTACAGTAGCAGCGGCGGGTGCAGGTTTATTATCCGTCTTGTGTCTACAAGTTGGCTTAGCTGCGCCCAAAGATGCCTTGGTGTTAGCGGTTATGGGCACAATTGGCGGCATTTTGCCGGATATTGATCTCGAACATGCCTATCCCAGCCGCATTATGTTTTCCTTGTTCGGCATTATTGCGGCTTTTCTTGCCATTTTTTCCTCGGAGAAAAATCTGTCGATAGTCGAATTGTGGGGCGTAGGCTTAGCGACTTACGCAGTGATTCGCTATCCGGTGTGGACATTATTTTATCAATATACCTCGCATCGTGGTTCGATTCATTCGATTACTGCCGCCTTATTCTTTAGCTTCTTAACGACGAGCTTCAGTTATTATATTTTAGGCAAAAGCGCATTTATGGCGTGGTTAGATGCGTTATTTGTATTCCTAGGCTTTGTCTTACATTTAACTTTAGACGAGTTATACAGCGTGGATTTTACTGACCGTAGAATCAAACGTTCATTTGGTACAGCCTTAAAATTACTGGATACGCGTAAGCCTGAGAAAGCTACCCTATTAGTCAGTTTAGTGATTGTGGCGTGGGTATTTGCTCCCAGTTCTAAACCCTTTTGGGATACGTTATTTAGCCCCGAAACGTATAAAATCATTGGGGCACGATTCTTACCGGAGTGA